In one Alnus glutinosa chromosome 12, dhAlnGlut1.1, whole genome shotgun sequence genomic region, the following are encoded:
- the LOC133852298 gene encoding pentatricopeptide repeat-containing protein At3g61360-like → MLIWMRRKGSNQVSCLPQKFSSLHTIAVKSSNQSNLSIETNFGINKIIRIINDHPFPDEPLQPTLVQCIPPPVLSNTFVENVLGRLFATHSNGLKALEFFKFYLDHSQFCLSSDAFEKTLHILARMRYFDKAWELMKEIQQRHSSLLTLKSMSILLSKIAKFQSFEDTLEAFQKMENDVFVGRKFGTGEFNILLRAFCTQRQMKEARSVFLKMHSRFPPNTKTMNILLLGFRESGDVTAVELFYHEMVLRGFKPNSITYNIRIDAYCKKGCFRDGLRLLEEMEHANCLPTLETMTTLIHGAGIVRNPIKARQLFDEIPLRNLHPDSGTYNALMSSLVRSKDLNSAIDLMDEMEEKHIKHDSMTYHIIFSGLKRSNGIEGVCELYHKMVERNFVPQTRTMVMLMKIFCENRELDLGLNFWCYLVEKGYCPHGHALDLLVTGLCSSGRVQEAFDCSKQVLERGRHISESVSRMLERFLLQRGEMDKLSTLNQMIKKLQDILPPTIGRVVGVAASIEIK, encoded by the coding sequence ATGCTCATTTGGATGAGAAGAAAGGGATCTAACCAAGTTTCTTGCTTACCTCAGAAGTTTTCCTCTTTGCACACAATTGCTGTTAAATCATCCAACCAATCAAATCTATCCATAGAAACCAATTTTGGCATCAACAAGATTATCAGAATTATTAACGACCATCCATTTCCTGATGAACCACTTCAACCTACCCTTGTCCAGTGCATTCCTCCACCTGTCCTTTCCAACACCTTTGTGGAGAATGTTCTGGGTCGCCTCTTTGCAACCCACTCTAATGGTCTCAAAGCActtgaattcttcaaattttacCTCGATCATTCCCAGTTCTGTCTAAGTTCAGATGCTTTTGAAAAGACGCTTCACATTCTTGCACGGATGCGATATTTTGATAAAGCTTGGGAACTTATGAAAGAAATCCAACAAAGACATTCTTCCTTGCTCACCCTCAAGTCAATGAGTATCTTGTTGTCCAAAATTGCAAAGTTTCAATCCTTTGAAGATACCCTGGAGGCATTTCAAAAAATGGAGAATGATGTATTTGTTGGTAGGAAGTTTGGTACTGGTGAATTCAATATACTGCTTCGAGCATTCTGCACGCAGAGGCAGATGAAGGAGGCACGCTCAGTGTTCCTAAAGATGCATTCTCGATTTCCTCCCAACACAAAGACAATGAATATCTTGCTCTTGGGGTTCAGGGAATCAGGTGATGTTACTGCAGTAGAATTATTCTATCATGAAATGGTCTTGAGAGGTTTTAAGCCAAATAGTATAACTTATAATATCAGAATTGATGCTTACTGTAAGAAAGGTTGCTTTCGCGATGGTTTGAGGCTTCTCGAAGAAATGGAACATGCGAATTGCTTGCCTACCTTAGAAACAATGACTACTCTGATTCATGGAGCAGGGATTGTTCGAAATCCAATCAAGGCACGACAATTATTCGATGAAATTCCTTTGAGGAACTTACACCCAGATTCTGGTACTTATAATGCTTTGATGAGCTCGCTCGTTAGATCGAAAGATTTGAATTCTGCAATTGATTTGATGGATGAGATGGAAGAGAAACATATTAAGCATGACAGTATGACCTATCATATCATTTTCTCAGGGTTGAAGAGGTCGAATGGCATTGAGGGTGTTTGTGAGCTATACCACAAGATGGTTGAGAGAAATTTTGTGCCCCAAACACGAACAATGGTGATGTTGATGAAAATTTTCTGTGAAAATCGTGAGCTGGATTTGGGTTTGAATTTTTGGTGTTACCTTGTAGAAAAAGGCTATTGCCCTCATGGCCATGCATTGGATCTCTTGGTAACAGGATTGTGCTCCTCGGGGAGGGTGCAAGAAGCATTTGACTGCTCCAAACAAGTGTTGGAGAGAGGGAGGCATATTAGTGAGTCAGTGTCTCGGATGTTGGAAAGATTTCTGCTGCAGAGAGGTGAGATGGACAAGTTGAGTACGCTCAACCAgatgataaaaaaattacaagatatTTTGCCGCCAACAATAGGGC
- the LOC133852099 gene encoding pentatricopeptide repeat-containing protein At1g08610, with amino-acid sequence MGYSIVQQNRTVVFHSLHGLNGCSKQEGHCSGRHHCSIRKAPAFQLNCLNKRNHKTHSCLQWTGVRGPEMNVHSSQCRSVCVDRDNEIDQDEWSSENNEMGVERNFRQLMNSKKPSNSSSLYLDGPLVGNNEQTNNDVLQNFCIQGRLVDACRLVDIMARRNQIPHFSACTNLIRGLIRMDRTDKAAKVLKVMVMSGGVPDIITYNMMIGGLCKRGMLKSAIDVLDEMSLSGCPPDVITYNTIIRSMFDNGNFDKAVGFWKDQLRKGCPPYLITYTVLIELVCRRCGTLRAIEVLEDMAIEGCYPDIITYNSLVNFTCKQGKYEDAALVICNLLSHGMEPNAITYNTFLHSLCHRACWDEVDEMVAIMNESSHTPTVVTYNILINGLCKYGLLDRAINFYDQMVSHNCSPDIVTYNTLLGALCKEGMVDEALQVLRILGGTSCSPCLITYNTVIDGLAKKGMMEKAMELYSQMIENGITPDDITHRCLIWGFCRVDLVEKAVEIMKEMGKREHRVGNKAYRFVIQALCKNKKVDTAIQVLEMMISSRCKPDVTTYSMIIKGVAAAGMTKEANELHQKLIEWNILREGTVLN; translated from the coding sequence ATGGGGTACAGCATTGTCCAACAGAATCGCACGGTGGTATTCCATAGTTTGCATGGTCTAAATGGGTGTTCCAAACAAGAGGGTCACTGCTCTGGCAGGCACCATTGCTCAATAAGAAAGGCGCCTGCTTTTCAATTGAATTGCTTAAACAAGCGTAACCACAAAACTCACTCTTGTTTACAATGGACGGGAGTTCGTGGTCCTGAAATGAATGTGCACTCTTCACAGTGTAGAAGTGTTTGCGTTGATAGAGACAATGAGATTGATCAAGATGAATGGAGCTCTGAAAATAATGAGATGGGTGTTGAAAGAAATTTCAGACAGCTAATGAATTCAAAGAAGCCTTCAAATTCTTCGTCATTGTATTTAGATGGACCCCTCGTTGGAAACAATGAGCAAACCAACAACGatgttcttcagaacttctgcATCCAAGGAAGATTGGTTGATGCATGTAGGTTGGTTGATATTATGGCACGTCGAAACCAAATTCCTCATTTCTCTGCTTGCACAAACTTAATCCGAGGCCTTATCAGAATGGATCGAACAGATAAAGCTGCCAAAGTTTTGAAAGTTATGGTCATGTCTGGTGGGGTTCCGGATATCATCACGTACAACATGATGATTGGTGGTCTCTGCAAGAGAGGAATGTTAAAATCTGCCATTGACGTCTTGGATGAGATGAGCTTGAGTGGTTGCCCTCCTGATGTGATTACCTATAATACAATTATCCGGTCGATGTTTGATAATGGGAATTTTGATAAGGCTGTTGGATTTTGGAAGGACCAATTGAGAAAGGGATGCCCTCCTTATCTGATTACCTACACAGTTCTCATTGAGCTAGTCTGCAGGCGCTGTGGAACTTTGCGGGCTATTGAAGTATTGGAAGATATGGCAATTGAGGGCTGTTATCCTGACATTATTACTTACAATTCTCTGGTTAATTTTACTTGTAAACAGGGAAAATATGAGGATGCAGCTTTGGTTATATGTAATCTTTTATCTCATGGGATGGAACCCAATGCAATAACTTACAACACTTTTCTGCATTCTCTTTGTCACCGTGCATGTTGGGATGAAGTAGATGAGATGGTGGCAATCATGAATGAAAGTTCCCATACTCCTACTGTGGTTACTTACAATATCTTGATTAATGGTTTGTGCAAATATGGGCTCTTGGATCGTGCCATCAACTTTTATGATCAAATGGTTTCCCACAACTGTTCACCTGACATTGTAACTTATAACACTCTCCTAGGTGCTCTTTGTAAAGAGGGAATGGTAGATGAGGCCCTTCAAGTGCTTCGCATTTTAGGTGGTACCAGCTGCTCTCCTTGTCTGATCACTTACAATACTGTGATTGATGGGTTGGCAAAGAAGGGTATGATGGAGAAAGCAATGGAATTGTATAGCCAAATGATAGAAAATGGGATTACTCCTGATGATATTACCCATCGTTGTCTAATTTGGGGCTTTTGTCGGGTGGATCTGGTTGAGAAAGCTGTTGAGATAATGAAGGAGATGGGTAAGAGAGAGCACAGAGTTGGAAATAAAGCTTATAGATTTGTGATCCAAGCATTATGCAAAAATAAGAAAGTGGATACTGCAATACAAGTACTAGAAATGATGATCTCAAGTCGATGCAAGCCAGATGTGACAACATATTCCATGATAATCAAAGGCGTGGCTGCTGCTGGTATGACCAAAGAGGCTAATGAGTTGCATCAGAAGTTGATAGAATGGAACATTTTAAGAGAGGGGACTGTGCTGAACTAA